A genomic segment from Colletotrichum higginsianum IMI 349063 chromosome 5, whole genome shotgun sequence encodes:
- a CDS encoding Glycosyl hydrolase family 3, translating to MKLSLAFASSFLFAAVAAQNGTYTNGTCTPIYKNPNATIDDRVSDLLRRMTIEEKTAQLVQADIRDYLNLTDGRFNETGLAWVAEYRANSVWTGLYTNLSTVSYGAKLAQDYLVHNTTLGIPAFIQSEGIHGFLALNATIFNSPIAHGCSWNPELVEKMARVIAIESKALGVNQIFAPVVDLARELRFGRVEETYGEDPYLVGEYGYHYTKGLQEEGVCAMVKHFAAFATPEQGVNTAPVHGGPRELRTTYLPPFKRAIFDADAWSIMSSYNSYDGIPTVADHHLLTEILREEWGYEYYVISDAGGTARLANAFFVCGETDDACITLNTLPAGNDVEMGGGRYSFQYIPELVANGTLPEDVVDTAVSRVLRAKFKSGLFEHPYTAVPDDQFFDYINTEEHRKIARDLDAESIILLENHNETLPLKKDAHVAVIGPMAHGYVNYGDYVIHTAMERGVTPLDGIRAATEGTVTYAKGAERWSNDESGFPEAIAAAEAADVAVVIVGTWSRDQDELWAGLNATTGEHIDVHDFKLVGAMGRLVKAVIDTGKPTVVIFSSGKPITEPWISDEAGALVQMFYQGEEGGHALADILYGNVNPSGKLSVAFPHDVGTTPVYYDYLNSARSWPNPGKEYPNGTLVFGSNYVLSTPLPLYEFGYGLSYSTFDYTDISVSSSTVSPADTVTLNVKVTNNSTRDGAEVVQVYVKDLISSIVVPNKELRGFSKVFIKAGETADVSIDLPVSAWGLWDKKLQYVVEPGDFTVFVGSSSDDFRGNVTVTVV from the exons ATGAAGCTCTCTCTGGCTTTCGCCTCGTCGTTTCTGTTCGCGGCAGTTGCCGCCCAGAACGGCACCTACACGAACGGCACCTGCACGCCCATCTACAAGAACCCCAATGCCACCATTGACGACAGAGTATCGGACCTCCTCAGACGTATGACTATTGAGGAGAAGACTGCCCAATTGGTCCAGGCCGACATTCGTGACTACCTCAACCTGACTGATGGCCGCTTCAACGAGACCGGTCTGGCCTGGGTTGCAGAGTACAGAGCCAACTCCGTCTGGACTGGTCTCTACACTAACCTTTCAACCGTCTCGTATGGAGCCAAACTGGCCCAGGACTACCTTGTGCACAATACCACGCTGG GTATCCCGGCCTTCATCCAGAGCGAGGGTATCCACGGCTTCCTCGCCCTCAATGCCACCATTTTCAACTCGCCCATTGCACACGGCTGCTCGTGGAACCCTGAGCTGGTCGAGAAGATGGCCAGAGTCATCGCCATCGAGTCCAAGGCTCTTGGTGTTAATCAGATCTTTGCCCCGGTAGTTGATTTGGCCCGTGAGCTGAGATTCGGCCGTGTCGAGGAGACGTACGGCGAGGACCCCTACTT GGTCGGCGAGTACGGCTACCACTACACCAAGGGTCTCCAGGAGGAGGGCGTATGCGCCATGGTCAAGCACTTTGCTGCCTTTGCTACCCCTGAGCAGGGTGTCAACACGGCCCCCGTCCATGGCGGTCCCAGAGAGCTTCGCACCACCTACCTTCCCCCTTTTAAGCGCGCCATCTTCGATGCCGACGCCTGGAGCATCATGTCTTCCTACAACTCCTACGACGGCATCCCGACTGTGGCCGACCACCACCTGCTGACCGAGATCCTGCGCGAGGAATGGGGCTACGAATACTACGTCATC TCCGATGCTGGCGGGACCGCTCGTCTGGCCaacgccttcttcgtctgtGGAGAGACTGACGATGCTTGCATCACCCTGAAC ACCCTGCCTGCTGgcaacgacgtcgagatgGGCGGTGGCCGCTACAGCTTCCAGTACATCCCTgagctcgtcgccaacgGAACCCTGCCCGAGGACGTTGTCGACACGGCCGTATCCCGTGTCCTTCGGGCCAAGTTCAAGTCGGGCCTCTTCGAGCACCCCTACACCGCCGTTCCCGACGACCAGTTCTTCGACTACATCAACACTGAAGAGCACCGTAAGATTGCTCgcgaccttgacgccgagAGCATAATTCTGCTGGAGAACCACAACGAGACACTGCCCCTGAAGAAGGATGCCCACGTCGCTGTCATCGGACCCATGGCTCACGGCTACGTCAAC TACGGCGACTATGTCATCCACACCGCCATGGAGCGTGGGGTCACTCCCCTCGACGGTATCCGGGCAGCCACTGAGGGCACCGTCACCTATGCCAAGGGTGCCGAGCGTTGGTCCAACGATGAGTCTGGGTTCCCCGAGGCCattgctgccgccgaggccgccgacgtcgctGTTGTCATCGTCGGAACATGGTCTCGCGATCAGGACGAGCTGTGGGCCGGCCTGAACGCCACCACTGGTGAGCACATCGACGTCCACGACTTCAAGCTCGTTGGCGCCATGGGCCGcctcgtcaaggccgtcatTGATACCGGCAAGCCTACTGTCGTCATCTTCAGCTCCGGAAAGCCCATCACCGAGCCCTGGATCTcagacgaggccggcgctcTGGTGCAGATGTTCTaccagggcgaggagggcggccacGCGTTGGCCGATATCCTGTACGGCAACGTCAACCCCTCCGGCAAGCTCTCCGTTGCCTTCCCCCACGACGTTGGCACCACCCCCGTCTACTACGACTACCTCAACTCGGCCCGCTCCTGGCCCAACCCGGGTAAGGAATATCCCAACGGCACCTTGGTCTTCGGCAGCAACTACGTACTGTCGACTCCTCTGCCCTTATACGAG TTCGGTTACGGCCTCTCCTACAGTACTTTCGACTACACCGACATCAGCGtatcctcgtcgaccgtctCCCCTGCCGATACGGTCACTCTCAACGTCAAGGTGACCAACAACTCGACTcgtgacggcgccgaggtcgtccaggTCTACGTCAAGGACTTGATCTCGTCCATCGTCGTACCCAACAAGGAGCTCCGTGGCTTCTCGAAGGTCTtcatcaaggccggcgagacgGCCGACGTCTCCATCGACCTGCCCGTCTCCGCCTGGGGTCTTTGGGACAAGAAGCTGCAGtacgtcgtcgagcccggcgacttcaccgtcttcgtcggctcCTCCAGCGACGACTTCCGCGGCAACGTCACCGTGACTGTTGTCTAG
- a CDS encoding Glycosyl hydrolase family 31, protein MVRLRDGMWLPAEGTATEYAEEVYYTTEIDGGKGLSLLCPTRKIKTRGHTLNASTVTLDIKAEFDGVISVEATHWAGALNKGPHFELFPDGRPEVEARIQKSDKGTTLSSGSLSATIHPDFDIQFHSTDGSKRLTSLGSRSVGLAYNPAPSTPMQTGDMRDFKHYMFTQTTLGVGETIHGLGERFGAYNKVGQSISLWNADGGTSSEQAYKNVSFWLSSKGYGVFIDTPGRVELEIGSERCNRLQTVVEGQRLKWYIIYGPTPKEILKRYTTLTGKAGKVPSWSFGLWLTTSFTTNYDEQTVNTFLEGMKARGSPVDVFHYDCFWMKAFTWTDFVFDSERFPDPKAQIARLKASGLCKKVCVWINPYIAQHGEAFREAADKGYLVKRKNGDVWQWDLWQAGMGLVDFTNPEACRWYEEKLSTLFDQGVDSIKTDFGERIPTLDVEWHDKTVDPVKMHNYYAFIYNKVVYEALQKRYGQNEAVLFARAACAGTQRFPLQWGGDCESTPEAMAESIRGGLGLGLSGFSFWSCDIGGFEGYPPPWIYKRWVAMGLLCSHSRLHGSSSYRVPWVIDDDDAGDEGCSRTLAKWTALKSRLMPYIFAEAQAAVEQGIPLSLRAMCIEFPEDPTSWYLDRQFMLGPSILAAPIFDESGEVEFYLPTGRWTSFFSGEVRDGPGWFKETHGFGSLPLYVRENTVLVLGSEKAVGAVYDYVRDVEVRLYQVKEGARATVVDSEGQEVGVLEVGEDGKLKDTAILKGEFTVTEV, encoded by the exons ATGGTTCGCCTCCGCGATGGAATGTGGCTGCCTGCCGAGGGCACGGCGACGGAGTACGCAGAGGAGGTCTATTACACCACCGAGATCGATGGCGGCAAGGGCCTTAGCCTGCTGTGCCCAACGAGGAAGATCAAAACGCGCGGCCACACCTTGAACGCGAGCACCGTTACTCTT GATATCAAAGCCGAGTTTGACGGCGTCATCTCAGTCGAGGCGACTCACTGGGCCGGCGCGCTCAACAAGGGTCCTCATTTTGAACTCTTCCCGGATGGCAGACCAGAGGTCGAGGCGCGGATCCAGAAGAGCGACAAGGGCACGACTTTATCCTCGGGCTCGCTGTCCGCAACCATCCACCCGGATTTTGACATACAGTTCCACAGCACTGATGGCTCCAAGCGGCTGACGTCCCTTGGAAGCCGAAGCGTCGGCCTGGCATACAACCCTGCGCCAAGTACGCCAATGCAGACCGGGGACATGCGCGACTTCAAGCACTACATGTTTACCCAGACCACGCTCGGCGTCGGAGAAACGATCCACGGCCTCGGTGAGAGATTCGGCGCCTACAACAAGGTCGGCCAGTCCATCTCCCTGTGGaatgccgacggcggcacctccagcgagcaggcctacAAGAACGTCTCCTTCTGGCTTAGTTCCAAGGGCTACGGTGTCTTCATCGACACGCCTGGTAGGGTGGAGCTCGAGATCGGAAGCGAGCGTTGCAACCGCCTCCAGACCGTGGTCGAAGGCCAGAGGCTCAAGTGGTACATCATCTACGGCCCCACACCCAAGGAAATCCTGAAGCGGTACACCACCCTCACGGGCAAGGCGGGCAAGGTGCCCAGCTGGAGTTTTGGGCTGTGGCTGACAACAAGCTTCACGACCAATTATGACGAGCAGACCGTCAACACGTTTCTTGAGGGCATGAAGGCCCGCGGCTCCCCTGTCGATGTCTTCCACTACGACTGTTTCTGGATGAAGGCCTTCACGTGGACCGACTTCGTCTTCGACTCGGAGCGTTTCCCCGACCCCAAGGCGCAGATCGCCCGTCTCAAGGCATCGGGCCTGTGCAAGAAGGTCTGCGTGTGGATCAATCCGTACATCGCCCAGCACGGTGAGGCCTTCAGGGAGGCGGCCGACAAGGGCTACCTCGTGAAGCGCAAGAACGGTGACGTCTGGCAGTGGGACCTCTGGCAGGCCGGCATGGGCCTGGTAGACTTCACGAACCCCGAGGCGTGCCGGTGGTACGAGGAAAAGCTCAGCACGCTCTTCGACCAGGGCGTCGACTCCATCAAGACGGACTTTGGTGAGCGCATCCCGacgctcgacgtcgagtgGCACGACAAGACGGTCGACCCCGTCAAGATGCATAACTACTACGCCTTCATCTACAACAAGGTCGTCTACGAGGCGCTCCAGAAGCGCTACGGCCAGAACGAGGCCGTCCTGTTCGCCAGggccgcctgcgccggcACCCAGCGATTCCCGCTGCAGTGGGGCGGCGACTGCGAGTCCACGCCCGAAGCCATGGCCGAGTCGATccgcggcggccttggcctgggACTCAGCGGCTTCTCATTCTGGAGCTGCGACATTGGCGGCTTTGAGGGCTACCCGCCGCCCTGGATCTATAAGCGCTGGGTGGCCATGGGCCTGCTCTGCAGCCACAGCCGGCTCCACGGCAGCAGCTCGTACCGCGTGCCGTGggtcatcgacgacgacgatgccggagATGAAGGCTGTTCGCGCACCCTGGCCAAGTGGACAGCGCTCAAGTCGCGCTTGATGCCGTACATATTCGCCGAGGcgcaggccgccgtcgagcaaGGGATCCCCCTGTCCCTGCGCGCCATGTGCATCGAGTTCCCCGAGGACCCGACGTCCTGGTACCTCGACCGCCAGTTCATGCTGGGGCCTAGCATCCTGGCGGCCCCGATCTTTGACGAGTCTGGCGAGGTGGAGTTCTACCTGCCCACGGGGCGGTGgacctccttcttctcgggtGAGGTCCGCGACGGGCCTGGGTGGTTCAAGGAGACGCATGGGTTCGGTTCGCTGCCGCTCTACGTGCGCGAGAACACGGTGCTCGTCCTGGGCAGCGAAAAGGCTGTCGGCGCCGTGTACGACTACGTGCGGGACGTCGAGGTCAGGCTGTACCAGGTCAAGGAGggcgcgagggcgacggtCGTCGACAGTGAGGGCCAGGAGGTCGGCGTGTTGGAGGTTGGCGAGGATGGCAAGCTCAAAGACACGGCGATCCTGAAGGGCGAGTTTACCGTCACCGAGGTTTGA
- a CDS encoding ZIP Zinc transporter has translation MAEVKEPKPQCGGGNKAGDEYDVGLHVAGLFLVLAFSIFGAGFPVMAKKVKWLKVPPKVFFACKHFGTGVLIATAFVHLLPTAFGNLMNPCLPDLFTDDYPPLPGAIMMASMFMLFTIEMWINAKIGGHSHGGPTGDVMHSHAHGPAPGAPPRPPRSGRDSFDAEADSIDFEKRVAQRAYDDEKSRFPAYGPQPANTLSDSDMPPWFVVFYEQYVRQRMEMMNMIRTTQEKQTSSQVAVTEVKQEEDPFYDAEGQQVDPAVYRKMSLNITMLEGGILFHSVFVGMTISITIDGFIILLVAILFHQMFEGLGLGSRIAAVPYPKGSIRPWVLVVAFGTTAPIGQAIGLLTRSSYDPESAFGLIIVGVFNAISSGLLLYAALVDLLAEDFLSEEANRLLSSKDKITAFCYVLAGAAGMSVVGIFA, from the exons ATGGCTGAAGTTAAGGAGCCCAAGCCCCAATGCGGTGGTGGAAACAAAGCCGGCGACGAGTACGATGTCGGGCTGCACGTCGCAGGCCTCT TTTTGGTCTTGGCCTTTTCGATTTTTG GTGCCGGATTTCCAGTGATGGCCAAGAAAGTTAAGTGGTTGAAGGTCCCTCCCAAGGTCTTCTTCGCATGCAAGCATTTCGGCACCGGTGTGCTTATTGCAACGGCGTTTGTTCAT CTTCTGCCAACCGCCTTTGGCAATCTCATGAACCCTTGCCTTCCGGACCTCTTCACTGACGATTACCCGCCGCTCCCCGGAGCTATCATGATGGCGTCCATGTTCATGCTGTTTACCATCGAGATGTGGATCAACGCCAAGATTGGAGGTCACTCCCACGGCGGTCCCACCGGAGATGTGATGCACTCGCATGCTCATGGCCCGGCGCCAGGCGCACCTCCCCGCCCCCCACGATCCGGTCGCGACAGCTTCGACGCTGAGGCCGACAGCATCGATTTCGAGAAGAGAGTTGCACAGCGTGCatacgacgacgagaaaTCCCGCTTCCCCGCCTATGGGCCGCAACCCGCAAACACTCTGTCCGACTCCGATATGCCTCCTTGGTTTGTCGTCTTCTACGAGCAATATGTGCGCCAGCGCATGGAGATGATGAACATGATCCGCACCACCCAGGAGAAGCAAACTTCGTCGCAGGTCGCAGTGACGGAGGTAAAGCAGGAAGAAGATCCTTTTTATGATGCAGAAGGTCAACAGGTTGACCCGGCTGTGTATCGCAAGATGTCTCTCAACATTACCATGCTTGAAGGTGGTATCTTATTCCACTCGGTGTTTGTTGGCATGACCATTTCCATCACCATTGACGGTTTCATCATTCTTCTCGTCGCTATCCTGTTCCATCAAATGTTCGAGGGTCTTGGTTTGGGTTCCCGTATTGCCGCCGTGCCGTACCCCAAGGGCAGCATCCGCCCATGGGTGTTGGTTGTAGCTTTTGGTACTACAGCCCCCATTGGACAAGCCATCGGACTGCTCACCAGAAGCTCCTACGATCCCGAGAGTGCCTTCGGCCTCATAATCGTCGGTGTATTCAACGCAAT TTCCTCTGGTCTGCTTCTTTACGCCGCCCTGGTCGACCTCTTGGCTGAGGATTTCCTTTCCGAAGAGGCCAACCGTCTTCTCAGCAGCAAAGACAAGATCACTGCCTTCTGCTACGTTCTTGCCGGAG CCGCTGGCATGTCGGTTGTCGGCATCTTCGCCTAA
- a CDS encoding N-acetylglucosamine-6-phosphate deacetylase, with amino-acid sequence MEVHETSMQAGPCRHPLAFASPVTAAAAAAPGIIHTQLRPSMPFYFDFIYGVGSEDQHNTQPQIPCQQPRSQAAPIAQFDKMPIAIPKTPKNGITKFTNCRLVKGDALVQEDIWVSSVTGKIIHSQAAFFDDLCLPDETINLGGRIVSPGLIDCQLNGAFGFNFSTLLEDMTQYGKKVRELNRKLVATGVTSYVPTLTSQRPELYQNALPYLGPSGGSQAAHDGAESLGAHVEGPFLNPTKNGIHNVDVLQQAETFDDLKECYGAENIEPSANGRTIPIKMITAAPERGNMTKIIPELRERGIIYSIGHSEATYEEASAAVAAGATMITHLFNAMRPLHHRNPGVFGVLGIAESLARPYFGIISDGIHLHPTTIKIAFNAHPDGFILVTDAMHMMGLADGSYQWTNGQDVNNIIKVGSTLLLEGTSTIAGSAVTLMECVNNFLRWSGTGIPKALKAVTATPAAMLGLDGVKGSLEDGADADLVIFSEEVRDGATQLVVDEVWKAGAIVSSRKESQSPITP; translated from the exons ATGGAAGTCCATGAGACTTCCATGCAAGCCGGGCCATGCCGGCACCCATTGGCTTTTGCCAGTCCAGTTACAGCTGCTGCAGCCGCTGCGCCTGGAATAATACATACCCAACTCCGTCCCTCAATGCCATTTTATTTCGACTTTATTTATGGCGTTGGTAGTGAAGATCAGCACAACACGCAACCACAGATCCCGTGCCAACAACCCAGAAGCCAAGCAGCACCCATTGCTCAGTTTGACAAGATGCCCATTGCCATCCCCAAGACGCCTAAGAATGGCATCACAAAATTCACAAATTGTCGCCTCGTAAAGGGCGATGCTCTGGTGCAGGAAGACATCTGGGTTAGTTCCGTTACTGGCAAGATCATTCACAGCCAGGCAGCCTTCTTCGACGACCTCTGTCTTCCAGATGAGACCATCAACCTAGGTGGCCGCATCGTGTCGCCCGGCTTAATCGACTGCCAACTCAATGGTGCTTTCGGCTTCAACTTCTCCACACTGCTCGAAGACATGACGCAATATGGCAAGAAGGTCCGCGAGCTCAACAGAAAGCTAGTGGCCACGGGTGTTACATCCTACGTCCCCACGCTCACCAGCCAAAGACCTGAGCTTTACCAGAAT GCACTACCGTATCTCGGGCCATCGGGAGGCTCACAAGCTGCCCACGATGGTGCCGAATCCTTGGGAGCCCACGTCGAGGGACCGTTCCTCAACCCCACAAAGAACGGCATCCACAATGTCGACGTATTGCAGCAAGCAGAGACATTTGATGACCTAAAAGAGTGCTACGGCGCCGAGAACATAGAGCCAAGCGCTAACGGTCGCACGATCCCGATCAAGATGATTACGGCGGCGCCAGAAAGGGGCAACATGACCAAGATCATCCCCGAGCTTCGGGAGAGAGGTATCATCTACTCCATTGGTCACTCGGAGGCGACATACGAAGAAGCGTCGGCGGCAGTGGCTGCAGGAGCCACGATGATTACCCATCTCTTCAACGCCATGCGGCCTCTTCACCATCGCAATCCTGGTGTCTTTGGCGTTTTGGGCATTGCGGAAAGCCTAGCCAGGCCGTATTTTGGTATCATTTCTGACGGCATTCATCTCCACCCGACAACGATCAAGATTGCATTCAACGCCCACCCTGATGGCTTCATCTTGGTGACGGACGCCATGCACATGAtgggcctcgccgacggctcATATCAGTGGACTAATGGGCAGGATGTGaacaacatcatcaaggTCGGCTCCACGCTATTGCTGGAGGGGACCAGCACCATCGCTGGAAG TGCCGTCACCCTGATGGAATGTGTGAACAACTTCCTCCGATGGTCCGGCACGGGCATCCCTAAGGCGCTGAAAGCCGTGACTGCGACGCCCGCAGCAATGCTGGGTCTTGATGGCGTCAAGGGCTCATTGGAAGACGGAGCCGATGCTGACTTGGTCATCTTCTCCGAGGAAGTGAGAGACGGCGCCACGCAGCTGGTTGTGGACGAGGTTTGGAAGGCCGGAGCAATAGTATCAAGCCGAAAGGAGAGCCAATCGCCGATTACTCCGTAG
- a CDS encoding Glycosyl hydrolase family 3 N terminal domain-containing protein: MAPQSTSTSSLQTQTFFHVPRDGSGPHSSSNRESTSTSTSTSTSEKGRRYLSPLKTRYLERYYARQNVTSRRPLAMAQLNMELDPLWQDLDWAIGQMLIMGWDGTEVTPQIRSLIEDHHLGTIILTAKNLKSAQGTAKLVKELQTIAHKAGHPKPLLIALDQENGGVNSLFDEDYVCQFPSAMGVAATGRVELAYEVSKATATEVGACGINFMLGPVLDVLSNARYQPVGVRATGDDPQEVSQYGIAAINGIRDAGLACCGKHFPSYGNLDFLGSSLDVPIITQTLEELSLSALVPFRNAIATGKLDAMFVGGCAISNPSMNVSHACLSNQVVDDLLREELGFDGVAISECLEMESLTHELGVQNGVVMAVEAGCDLVLLCRAYDVQLEAIKGLKLGVENGIFTEERIYTSLKRVLRLKDTCTSWQTALNPPGISLLSKLHPSHMALSRKAYDDSITVIRDKENLLPLSESMHKDEELLLLTPLVKPLPASSLTKSILQANDAQGLAPTPHDKWLHREKGAIMSGEGVFREFGRSLARSRHGKLLHTSYTANGVRPVHENLIHRASCIIIVTADANRNLYQAGFTKHVEMMCSMLRTRGQKKSVIVVAVSSPYDFAMDKSIGTYICTFDFTETALHALVRALCGYIVPKGTLPGTLRKSKKVLKSRQHWIVEEYDRRRDSHGLEDLTKAVARANTVDLGHLESMSAASFELFNQNIEEAHFVVRNSSTHALYGFAATYLVDGIGILGAIFVDPSKRNVSVGRSLHRRALRYLTGKRGVKKIQLGTSFPGVFLGVPIDEGGVKCWFANNGWDVQFPKRLTNLIINDLGGWSIPEGLLQSIQRGNLSFDLIHGLDNAESVLGHVGSCANPEVLELYKCALQETKACGIVRAKGPGDALLGTIIICRPGSPLSTFIPPLLSNGNEGVGGVLAPVVHPGSQDTLVLQGLTLMGVRQNKAHKSAKTVLSWVQDDSYEHVMAMGFEILQAYEELTTTPDNWTDMN; this comes from the exons ATGGCGCCCCAGTCCACCTCCACATCCTCCTTACAGACACAGACGTTCTTCCACGTCCCGCGCGACGGCTCCGGGCCACATTCGTCCAGCAACCGGGagtcaacgtcaacgtcaacgtcaacaTCCACGTCCGAGAAGGGTCGCCGTTACCTTTCCCCCCTGAAGACACGCTACCTCGAGAGGTACTATGCGCGTCAAAACGTGACGAGTCGCAGACCGCTAGCCATGGCCCAGCTCAACATGGAGCTCGACCCACTATGGCAGGATCTCGATTG GGCCATTGGCCAAATGCTGATCATGGGCTGGGACGGCACCGAAGTGACGCCCCAGATCCGCTCTCTCATTGAGGACCACCATCTTGGAACCATTATCTTGACCGCCAAGAACCTGAAAT CTGCTCAAGGAACGGCCAAGTTGGTCAAGGAGCTTCAGACCATCGCTCACAAGGCCGGTCATCCCAAGCCGCTGCTTATCGCCCTAGACCAAGAGAACGGGGGTGTCAACAGTCTCTTCGATGAGGACTACGTATGCCAGTTTCCCAGCGCTATGGGTGTAGCAGCCACGGGACGGGTCGAACTGGCCTATGAAGTGTCCAAAGCTACCGCGACCGAGGTCGGGGCGTGTGGCATTAACTTCATGCTCGGCCCCGTCCTGGATGTGCTCTCCAACGCCAGGTACCAACCTGTTGGGGTCCGCGCCACTGGAGACGACCCCCAAGAGGTCTCTCAAtacggcatcgccgccatcaatGGTATTCGCGATGCCGGTCTTGCTTGTTGCGGGAAGCACTTTCCGTCGTATGGAAACTTGGACTTCCTGGGGTCGAGTCTGGACGTCCCAATAATCACCCAGACGCTGGAAGAGCTGAGCCTGAGCGCGCTGGTACCGTTCCGCAATGCCATCGCCACTGGAAAGCTTGATGCCATGTTCGTAGGAGGATGCGCCATCTCGAACCCTTCCATGAACGTGTCTCATGCGTGCCTATCCAACCAGGTCGTAGATGATCTTCTCCGAGAAGAGCTGGGGTTTGACGGTGTTGCCATCTCGGAGTGTCTCGAAATGGAGTCACTTACCCATGAGCTTGGGGTGCAAAACGGGGTCGtcatggccgtcgaggccggatGTGATCTCGTTCTACTATGCCGAGCATACGATGTACAATTGGAAGCCATCAAAGGCCTCAAACTAGGTGTTGAGAACGGCATCTTCACCGAAGAACGGATCTACACCTCGTTGAAGCGGGTATTACGATTGAAGGACACGTGCACTTCGTGGCAGACAGCCCTCAACCCACCTGGGATATCTCTCCTGTCTAAGCTGCACCCATCTCACATGGCCCTGTCCAGGAAAGCTTACGACGACTCGATAACAGTCATCAGAGATAAGGAGAACCTCCTACCCTTGTCGGAATCGATGCATAAGGATGAAGAGTTACTGCTTCTCACGCCGCTAGTCAAGCCGTTGCCGGCTTCAAGCTTGACAAAGAGCATTCTTCAGGCCAATGATGCTCAGGGGCTAGCGCCGACCCCTCACGACAAATGGCTTCACCGAGAGAAGGGGGCCATAATGAGTGGAGAAGGCGTGTTCCGCGAGTTTGGGCGCTCTTTGGCACGATCTCGTCATGGAAAGCTCCTCCATACGAGTTACACGGCAAATGGAGTCAGACCAG TCCACGAGAATCTCATTCACAGAGCGTCCTGCATTATCATTGTCACAGCGGACGCCAACAGGAACTTGTACCAAGCCGGCTTCACGAAACACGTGGAGATGATGTGTTCCATGTTACGAACGCGCGGCCAGAAGAAGTCCGTCATCGTCGTAGCCGTTAGCTCTCCGTACGACTTTGCCATGGACAAGTCGATCGGTACTTACATCTGTACTTTCGACTTTACAGAGACTGCGTTGCATGCTTTGGTGCGAGCTCTTTGCGGATACATTGTGCCAAAGGGAACCCTTCCAGGGACGCTGCGAAAGAGCAAAAAGGTACTGAAGTCGCGTCAGCACTGGATTGTGGAAGAATATGACCGCCGCCGTGACAGCCATGGGCTCGAAGACCTTACCAAAGCCGTTGCCCGGGCCAACACAGTGGATTTGGGCCACTTGGAGTCGATGTCCGCCGCGAGCTTTGAGTTGTTCAACCAAAACATTGAAGAAGCACACTTCGTCGTCAGAAACAGCAGCACGCACGCCTTGTACGGATTTGCCGCGACGTACTTGGTAGACGGGATCGGTATTCTGGGAGCTATCTTCGTTGATCCTTCCAAGCGCAACGTCTCAGTGGGACGCTCCCTTCACCGACGTGCCTTGCGCTACCTCACCGGCAAACGGGGCGTCAAGAAGATACAGCTCGGGACCTCGTTTCCAGGCGTGTTTCTGGGCGTCCCCAttgacgagggcggcgtcaagTGTTGGTTTGCCAACAACGGCTGGGATGTTCAATTCCCCAAACGGTTAACAAACCTGATCATCAACGACCTGGGTGGCTGGAGCATTCCTGAGGGTCTGCTACAGAGCATTCAGCGAGGCAACCTTAGCTTCGACCTGATACATGGCCTAGATAATGCGGAAAGTGTCCTTGGCCACGTTGGCAGCTGCGCAAATCCCGAGGTCCTGGAGCTGTACAAGTGTGCTCTGCAGGAAACCAAAGCTTGTGGCATAGTGCGGGCAAAGGGGCCGGGCGACGCGTTGCTTGGGACCATTATCATCTGTAGACCAGGCAGCCCGCTGTCAACTTTTATTCCCCCACTACTCTCGAACGGGAACGAGGGAGTCGGGGGCGTGCTTGCGCCGGTTGTACACCCGGGATCCCAGGATACTTTGGTCCTCCAAGGCTTAACTTTGATGGGCGTGCGGCAGAATAAGGCGCACAAGTCGGCCAAGACTGTGCTCAGCTGG GTGCAAGACGACTCTTATGAACATGTCATGGCGATGGGATTTGAGATTTTGCAGGCATACGAAGAGCTTACGACTACGCCAGACAAC TGGACTGATATGAACTAG